A window of Ruminiclostridium herbifermentans genomic DNA:
GATCTAGATGCTTTGGCCTCCTTAAAATCAACTTCGTAATTACTAAGTCTCAGTAGTCCTTCTGTAAACGAAAGATTGTTGGATGTCACAAAATTAGATATTTCATCAAGATGAATTACCATTTGCCCAAGACCAAGAATTTCCATGTTCCGGCATAGCTGGTTGTATGTACTGTTATTCATAACTATATACTTCTCCTATAACCTGTAAGTTTTCTTTTGCCCGCTCATTTATATTTTCTTCCTTAAATGCATGCGATTTTCTTGCTATAGCAGTATAGTGTTCTGTAAAATAATTTAGTTTCTTTTTACTAAGGGTATGGATAGTTATTAATTCCATGTTATAATAAACATGTATGTAACCATCATACACTTGTAAAGTAAGAGTTTTTCCAATGTATTCTGGTGGTACAGAATACTGGCATTCATTATGGTTGAACATGCTGGATGAATTTACTTTTACTTTATGTGGAGTTATTTGATAAGGCTTTCTTATGGTATCGGCTGGTAAGCTTCCTAAGAAAGCTTTTTCCTTGTTGAAATACATTAATGGAATACGACCTGTACCTTGATTTACCTGCATGTTTACTCTGTTATTTATTCGTGTGACCAACTCATTAAGTTCCTTGTAATCAAGTTTTCCATTGTAGGCTCTTATCTCATCAAGTAGTTTCATTGGTGCTTCTACTTTGGCTTTTGTTCTTGGTCTTCCTGCAATACAAGGGTGCACCTTAAAACCATAATCATCCGCAAACTGCTTAAATTTTATATTTATTTTCCCTTCTGTATACTCTGTTCTTGGCTCATCCATAACTGTTTTCATATTATCGGTGACAATCACACTTGGAACACCTCCAAACGTGTTAAACGCATCATCAAGGAATGAAAATAATATGTCCTGTGTTTTTGATAGAGATACCCTGTATACTCTAAAACGTGAGTATGACAGCAATAATACAAATATGTTTACTTCTATTATTTCACCTGTTGAAAGAGTAAATCGTATAGACTCTTTCCAGTCTAGTTGTGCTTGTTGACCCATTCCTGTTTCATAACGTATGGTTACGTTATTTGCGTTTGAAGGTCTGCTTTTTTTGAAATATGAGTCTAGTTCAGGATATTTTCTTAGATAGTAGCAGAAATTCACATAAGACCCTTCATAAGAATGATTGTCTACTAGGTATTGCCATAAAACTCTTCTGTAATAAAATATCTGCTGGCTGTTATCAGATAGAAGCTCTGCGATAATGTCATAGTAAGCAGTGATACAATTCACGCATTCTCTGGATTTGGCCTTATGAAAGCCATTAATGTATTTATCAACTGTACGCCTATCGACATCAAGTTCCCTTGCGATCTGGCTTTTATTAACCTTCAATGTTGTGTCCTCCATAAATGGTTTTAACTTATAAAGATCCTTGACAGTTTGAATATTTAAATCTGTTATGATACTACTTTTGATAATCATTAGGGTACCTCCTTTTGTACCCTGTAATCATACCATTTGTACATTTTTATTTAATATTATTTGTACATTATTAATTATAACTTTATAACCTGACCGTAAATCTATTGCAGTAGATTTGCGGTCTTTCCTTTCCGCACATATCCCGGTTGCCTTTCACCTGTGCCTTAACCCTGCACCGCAGAAGCCGCCACGTATTTCCCGCCGTTTGGCGGGCAAGCTGCCGTTGCCAGCCGCTTTACCCGGTCTTGCAGATATCAGCTTTTGACTGGCACGCTCGCCCTTACAGGGTCTTGGCGTAGCTATTAGCAAGACGTTTGTATCTCTCACCGGAATATGCTATTCAGTTGTCAAAAACCTCCTTTCCCAATTTGTATATAGACTATTATAATAATTATATTCCATAGTCTATATTGGTATTGTATTCCATGCTTGTTTTCTTGTCAATACTTATGTATAATAGATTTAAAAGTAGTCGATATTCTATATTGAGGTGGTAAAGATGGCGTACAGCTTTAAAGTCTATATATCCGATGGAAAAGAATATTTTGAATATGGAGACGGACAGAAGACAATAAAAAAGAGCTTCGCATTTTCGCAAAGCCTGATGGATATTCTATACCTTGACATTTGGTCTCATAGTGAGTTATTTAATCGGATGGGGGAAAACCTTTATAGCCTGTATCCCGATAAAGACCCGAAACTGGTGGAGGAAATTAAGGATGATTTAAACACGCTTTCAAAAGTACATGTCTATTTTGAATTCCTGCGCCTGGAATGGCTGGACAAGCTGGAACAAGCCGAAAAACAAGGCTTTAAAGATGTTCTGGATTTGCTTCCCCGCAAGAAGCTAACCCACCTGCCCATGAACCTTTCCACCATGCAGCGGGAGCTTATGGCTTTATGGAACCATGTGCTGGATATCCTCTCTCCCGATGAGCCGATTCAAAAGAAAATGGTGGATTACTATAGTCCCAAAAAGTATAGAAAACCGGTCAATCCGGGGGTGTTTGAATTTCAGCCCCTGCGCATAAGCTTTGAAGCGGTTGATTCAATGACCTTTACCGAAGTCCTGTACCCGAAAAGCATTTACGATATCATTGATTTTTTTGTGCGCGAATGTATTAAACGGGAGGTACGATTCCGTGTCTGCAAGCACTGTAATCAATTCTTTGCCCTGACCGGACACATCAATACGGAATACTGCGACAGGCCCTTTGACAGCGCCGGACACACCTGTAAGGAAATGGGGGCGCTTCGCTTATGGGAGAAGAAGAAAGCCGACACACCGGCTTTAAAAGCATACAGTAAAGCCTACAAGAAACGGTTTGCATGGATTAAGTACGGAAAAATACCGAAAGAAGCTTTTTACGAATGGGCAGAAAAAGCAAGAGAGAAACGGGAGTTGTGTTTAAAAGGCGGCATGACGCTGGAGGAATTTCGGGCATGGCTAGATGATTAAGATTTGTGCCATTATCAGATGATTTGCTGAGTTTTTTGGGAAATAATAATTGATGCTATAGATTAGGGACTTATTCCTTCTTTGATTTCAGACGCTATTTCATCGCTCTTTCTCGAACCATGCAAAATTTTTCTGGGAAATATGTAACGTTTTACATATTTTAACTGTCTATATATGTATAAGGGATTAGGTGAAAAGTTTACATGAAAGGTTGGAATGTTATGAGTAAAAGTCTTGATATGCATATTGGCGAAGTAGTAAAAGAGAGGATAGATAACCTTCTTATTATTTGAATGAATTATTTTATTTATTTTATATATGCTATAAATAGCAAATTATACCTATAGTAAATAAATGGGACTTTTGGACGATTTTCACTAACATGCAGAAATTATATAATAATGTAAATAGATGGAAATGCTAATTGACTAACCGATAAAATAGAGGTTAAAGCCGTATATTGATTTTTAGAGAGATATGCTTTAGCCTCTTATTATCTTAAAATACAATTTATAACTTTTTTAGTCATTTTTACATATAAGTAATGAAAATGTAATTGGATTTTAACTGATATGCGTTATACTGTTAACATACAAATGATTCCATTATAATAAGTAGCGAACACTCAACGTTATGAATTAATTGGAGTAATATGGAACTACTTGAATACCTTCACAGTCTTATAGTATAGGGGGACAAGCTTTATCCTCTGTATAAATATAAGAAATCGAGTACCGAAATAGGTGAGCATATGCTACACATAAGGTCGCCGGACATATCGAAAAGGCTCTCGCATATCCCCATATCTTGACCGTTGCAAAGTCCCTTGATTGAAAGGATATTTTAAAGAGCCTTATATTAAGAAAATACACCTGAAATGGAAGCGTAGTCAATAGAAAAATCGAAAAAAAAGAAGGAGTGAAAAAGCATGATAAAAAATAAAATATTAAAAAAGATTCTAATGACTTTGTTGTTGTGTGCAATGATTGGAGTCACTGTGATACAACCGAGCTTTTCGTCAGCTCTAGGAACAGGGCCAGCTAATATTGTCGACCTGCTTAAAACAAATGACTATAAGGCAGAGACAGTACAAGTGTTTGATGGCGGGAAATTATGCAAAGTGCTTGCGGGTGATAACGCTGTTTACAACGTTATTTTCTACAATGATGGAAGCACTGAACTATACGACCCGGTAAAACATGAGAAAATCTTCCAAAAGGATAAAATTTCTCCTGCTTTAAAAAGCAAGATAGAAAAGGCAAAAGATGATGAAAAAATACCGGTATCAATATGGATTAAGGATATTGATTACAATAAAGTCAACAGCTTTGTAAAAGACAAGATAAATATTGATGCCGCCGACATTGAAAAGGACAATTTAAAATTGGACAAAATGCAAGAATACATAGAAACAAAGCGTTCAAAAGCAAAAGATGAATATAACAATAATAACAGTAGATTCGTTAAAAGGGCTCTCGCATCTGATACTATCTTATTTACAAGCAAGTATGCACCTTTAGTTATTGCCGAATTAAACAAAAAAGAAATTGAAATGTTAAGAAATAGCGATGATGTATTTGACATGGATTTCTTTGTAAATGAATGCAATAGTACAGATGAAACTGCATTCAGCATACCGAATATTAATGCAAATTATACAAGGGATACATTGGGGCTTAAAGGAAGCGGTGTTAAAATAGGCCAGATAGAATCAGGTTATCCAAACAAAACGAATGCACAACTATCAGACCGCAGTATAACATTTGATGTTCCAGATAATCAGGCTAATATAACTGACCATGCAACAGAGGTTTCAAGCATTATTGTTGGTAAAACCAATGGATTAGTTCCAAATGCAGCATTATATGTGGCTTCCAACTACACAAGCACAACCAATTTCTATGAAAAAATAGAATGGTTAATAACACAAGGTGTAAACGTGATTAATATG
This region includes:
- the istA gene encoding IS21 family transposase is translated as MIIKSSIITDLNIQTVKDLYKLKPFMEDTTLKVNKSQIARELDVDRRTVDKYINGFHKAKSRECVNCITAYYDIIAELLSDNSQQIFYYRRVLWQYLVDNHSYEGSYVNFCYYLRKYPELDSYFKKSRPSNANNVTIRYETGMGQQAQLDWKESIRFTLSTGEIIEVNIFVLLLSYSRFRVYRVSLSKTQDILFSFLDDAFNTFGGVPSVIVTDNMKTVMDEPRTEYTEGKINIKFKQFADDYGFKVHPCIAGRPRTKAKVEAPMKLLDEIRAYNGKLDYKELNELVTRINNRVNMQVNQGTGRIPLMYFNKEKAFLGSLPADTIRKPYQITPHKVKVNSSSMFNHNECQYSVPPEYIGKTLTLQVYDGYIHVYYNMELITIHTLSKKKLNYFTEHYTAIARKSHAFKEENINERAKENLQVIGEVYSYE
- a CDS encoding DUF6076 domain-containing protein, translated to MAYSFKVYISDGKEYFEYGDGQKTIKKSFAFSQSLMDILYLDIWSHSELFNRMGENLYSLYPDKDPKLVEEIKDDLNTLSKVHVYFEFLRLEWLDKLEQAEKQGFKDVLDLLPRKKLTHLPMNLSTMQRELMALWNHVLDILSPDEPIQKKMVDYYSPKKYRKPVNPGVFEFQPLRISFEAVDSMTFTEVLYPKSIYDIIDFFVRECIKREVRFRVCKHCNQFFALTGHINTEYCDRPFDSAGHTCKEMGALRLWEKKKADTPALKAYSKAYKKRFAWIKYGKIPKEAFYEWAEKAREKRELCLKGGMTLEEFRAWLDD
- a CDS encoding S8 family peptidase — protein: MIKNKILKKILMTLLLCAMIGVTVIQPSFSSALGTGPANIVDLLKTNDYKAETVQVFDGGKLCKVLAGDNAVYNVIFYNDGSTELYDPVKHEKIFQKDKISPALKSKIEKAKDDEKIPVSIWIKDIDYNKVNSFVKDKINIDAADIEKDNLKLDKMQEYIETKRSKAKDEYNNNNSRFVKRALASDTILFTSKYAPLVIAELNKKEIEMLRNSDDVFDMDFFVNECNSTDETAFSIPNINANYTRDTLGLKGSGVKIGQIESGYPNKTNAQLSDRSITFDVPDNQANITDHATEVSSIIVGKTNGLVPNAALYVASNYTSTTNFYEKIEWLITQGVNVINMSNTTGGTAGAYTSIAKWIDHLAIQHSVHFVKSAGNSGPSGGITEPGMAYNIMTVGSINDHDSPNEPNWSDDTFSTYSSYVEDSSAAYKPDVTAPGEGITAGGLTGSGTSFSTPHVTGVIAQLINAYSTLATKQTAMKAILAGGTKHKTADDYGNNSLSPNYSNKEGAGVVDAKSSYYIAANTRYLSLQLYNSSFPYEKTFTVTSSDTLIRVSLAWLKRNSVSSPHSTGTITEKPLSDLDLEVYDPNGNLVGRSISGVNNVELVQFVPQMTGTYKIKVIGYSLKNDYEFIGLAWF